One genomic window of Sodaliphilus pleomorphus includes the following:
- a CDS encoding leucine-rich repeat domain-containing protein, giving the protein MKNEKLKQSFMRATGAVCALLVLACVCLEAQASPLVVTVSKAGTLSALIGPEKKNTTTQLKVAGPINGTDVLYLREMLGRGQYGEKTEGQLRDLDLSEARILAGGDSYIYYNSFTADDVVGENMFGECDQLERIVLPAGTKQIGRSAFYRCSRLGGITIPDSVESIGENCFFCDSALESISIPSGVQEIGLSPLAGCVSLKSIAVDPANTHYCAVDGALLNKAKTEFVNVPCGRTGDFVVPSTVTFIADGAFNQCMLSKITLPASVDSLGEAAFSNSPLLKSINIPDKVKELPYGTFLWCESLTDVTFGSSLKTIDEMAFVACNALQSITIPNSVKNIGSRVFSNCASLATVNLGAGVESLGQDVFISCKKLKEINVDANNSTYSSIDGVLCDKPQHTLLKCPEGRVGSYSVPASVQKIDEEAFTRCTYLTSVEMGDNVSTIMPSAFDGCKGLTSAKLSNTLTQVSEYAFSGCESLKSIDLGSGVKTIANGAFSGCKALPYVQFPASLETIGTSAFDYCTGLTSLRCLGETPAACKSCDDSFYKVDPKAVTVYVPLNAVEAYKAADAWKEFNIVGENYTGVSRVDVEPSWQLVDVYDLNGRLIASRINRNSLILDNRVCILKDVATGATQKVVFP; this is encoded by the coding sequence ATGAAGAACGAAAAGCTAAAACAATCTTTTATGCGCGCCACAGGAGCCGTGTGTGCTCTTCTGGTGCTTGCCTGTGTGTGTCTTGAAGCGCAGGCCTCTCCTCTTGTAGTGACAGTGAGCAAAGCAGGAACGTTGAGTGCGCTTATAGGCCCCGAAAAGAAGAACACAACAACCCAATTGAAGGTTGCCGGACCCATCAACGGTACCGACGTCCTTTACTTGCGAGAGATGCTGGGCAGGGGGCAATATGGTGAAAAAACTGAGGGTCAGCTACGCGACCTTGACTTGAGCGAGGCCCGCATTCTGGCAGGTGGCGATTCCTATATCTACTACAACTCCTTTACGGCAGATGATGTGGTGGGCGAAAACATGTTTGGAGAGTGCGACCAGCTGGAAAGAATCGTGTTGCCGGCTGGCACTAAGCAGATAGGACGTTCCGCGTTTTATCGTTGCTCCAGGCTGGGAGGCATTACGATTCCCGACAGTGTGGAATCGATAGGAGAGAATTGCTTCTTCTGCGACAGCGCGCTGGAAAGTATCAGCATTCCAAGCGGTGTGCAAGAAATAGGCTTGTCGCCACTGGCTGGCTGTGTGTCGCTCAAAAGCATCGCCGTCGACCCTGCCAATACCCACTATTGCGCTGTCGACGGGGCCCTGCTCAACAAGGCGAAGACTGAGTTTGTCAACGTGCCCTGTGGCAGGACAGGCGACTTCGTTGTGCCATCTACAGTGACCTTTATTGCCGATGGAGCTTTTAACCAGTGCATGCTCAGCAAGATAACACTGCCTGCGAGTGTCGACAGCCTGGGTGAGGCTGCATTCTCCAACAGCCCGTTGCTCAAGTCGATCAACATCCCCGACAAAGTGAAGGAACTGCCCTATGGCACTTTTTTGTGGTGTGAGTCACTCACCGACGTCACATTCGGCAGCTCGCTCAAGACCATTGACGAGATGGCCTTTGTAGCATGCAATGCACTGCAATCAATCACAATTCCCAATTCGGTCAAGAACATAGGCAGCCGCGTCTTCTCCAACTGTGCCAGTCTGGCAACCGTCAATTTAGGCGCTGGAGTTGAAAGCCTGGGACAAGATGTCTTCATTAGTTGCAAAAAACTGAAAGAAATCAATGTTGATGCCAACAATTCCACCTATAGCTCAATCGATGGTGTGTTGTGCGACAAGCCACAGCACACGCTGCTCAAGTGCCCCGAGGGAAGGGTGGGTAGCTATAGCGTGCCTGCATCGGTGCAAAAGATTGACGAGGAAGCCTTCACCCGTTGCACCTATCTCACCTCGGTTGAAATGGGCGACAACGTGAGCACAATCATGCCCAGCGCTTTCGACGGCTGCAAGGGTCTTACGTCGGCCAAGTTGAGCAATACGCTCACACAGGTGTCAGAATATGCTTTCTCTGGCTGCGAGTCGCTCAAGTCTATTGACTTGGGCTCGGGGGTGAAGACTATTGCAAACGGTGCGTTTTCGGGCTGCAAAGCGCTGCCTTATGTACAGTTTCCTGCCTCGCTCGAGACGATAGGTACTAGCGCGTTTGACTACTGCACGGGGCTCACAAGCCTGCGTTGCCTGGGTGAGACCCCTGCCGCATGCAAGAGTTGCGACGACTCGTTTTACAAGGTCGACCCTAAAGCTGTGACAGTGTATGTGCCCCTCAACGCTGTGGAGGCCTACAAAGCAGCCGATGCTTGGAAAGAATTCAATATTGTGGGAGAAAACTACACAGGTGTCAGCCGTGTTGATGTTGAACCCAGCTGGCAACTTGTCGACGTGTATGACCTGAATGGCCGACTGATTGCCAGCAGGATCAACCGTAACAGTCTGATTCTGGATAATAGGGTCTGCATTCTCAAGGATGTGGCCACTGGTGCAACCCAAAAGGTCGTTTTCCCATAA
- a CDS encoding TPM domain-containing protein, translating to MKNLRSTLAAVVLGLTAALALVACGGKQTDTSNVPDRPSPKAYLNDMAGIIKEDATDTISARWMEDSLKSYASTSPYKIYVVTTTQDLGNMGAQAYAAAIASKWELGDSSVVLFIQRTPQAFQVGIAPGAAVSDKFPQRTIDQIIKDKIGYVIMSYKGRFDRAAWNGIREIKDRLK from the coding sequence ATGAAAAATCTACGTTCAACCCTGGCTGCCGTTGTGCTCGGCCTCACGGCAGCGCTTGCACTGGTCGCCTGCGGCGGCAAGCAGACCGACACCAGCAACGTGCCCGACCGCCCCAGCCCCAAGGCCTATCTCAACGACATGGCCGGCATCATCAAGGAAGATGCCACCGACACCATCTCGGCCCGCTGGATGGAAGACTCGCTCAAGTCCTACGCCTCCACGTCGCCCTACAAAATTTATGTAGTCACCACCACCCAAGACCTCGGCAACATGGGAGCTCAGGCCTATGCAGCAGCCATCGCCAGCAAGTGGGAGCTGGGCGACAGCAGCGTGGTGCTCTTCATCCAGCGCACCCCGCAAGCCTTCCAGGTGGGCATCGCCCCGGGCGCCGCTGTGAGCGACAAGTTCCCGCAGCGCACCATCGACCAGATCATCAAGGACAAGATAGGCTATGTGATCATGAGCTACAAGGGCCGCTTCGACCGTGCTGCCTGGAACGGAATACGCGAAATCAAAGACCGCCTCAAGTAG
- the lptC gene encoding LPS export ABC transporter periplasmic protein LptC — protein MIAHAATRLSIAGRAHRHSLLAVAALAITAAGLLSSCNDDKTAVVKHDTDPERVPTMESHDVNTIISDSGRTRYRIVTKMWQIYSEASTPHWSFPNGVQADELDDKFRQVASLICDSAYYNMGSKVWSAVGNVRLTMRNGDKVLCDRMYYDENSRQVNCKDNVRITRTTGDKILTNQMYYETTQALTHSDSFIRIEGQGRVIEGEGYEYYDKQRHYKINHVQGIFPIDDRKFMPRR, from the coding sequence TTGATCGCACACGCCGCCACAAGGCTGTCGATAGCAGGCCGGGCGCACCGCCACAGCCTGCTCGCCGTTGCCGCCCTGGCCATCACGGCAGCGGGCTTGCTCTCGTCGTGCAACGACGACAAGACAGCCGTGGTGAAGCATGACACCGATCCCGAGCGCGTGCCCACCATGGAAAGCCACGACGTGAACACCATCATCAGCGACTCGGGACGCACCCGCTACCGCATCGTCACCAAGATGTGGCAAATCTACAGCGAGGCCTCAACGCCGCACTGGTCGTTTCCCAACGGCGTGCAGGCCGACGAGCTCGACGACAAGTTCAGGCAGGTGGCATCGCTTATATGCGACTCGGCCTACTACAACATGGGCTCCAAGGTGTGGAGCGCCGTGGGCAACGTGCGCCTCACCATGCGCAACGGCGACAAGGTGCTGTGCGACCGCATGTACTATGACGAAAACAGCCGCCAGGTGAACTGCAAGGACAACGTGCGCATCACGCGCACCACGGGCGACAAGATACTCACCAACCAGATGTACTACGAGACCACCCAGGCTCTCACCCACAGCGACTCCTTCATTCGCATCGAGGGCCAGGGGCGCGTGATTGAGGGCGAGGGCTACGAGTACTACGACAAGCAGCGACACTACAAGATCAACCACGTGCAGGGCATCTTCCCCATCGACGACCGCAAGTTCATGCCGCGCCGCTGA
- a CDS encoding FtsB family cell division protein: MIVFGKEYRRPKWIPRWLSIPFVVFAAFILTLLFFGDNNYVKIYRYKQQINQLKTEIKANEDSAAIYDAKIQELHTNRAKLERISREKYGMKRESEDVYITDIP, from the coding sequence ATGATCGTTTTCGGCAAGGAATATCGTCGACCCAAGTGGATACCCAGGTGGCTGAGCATCCCGTTTGTCGTCTTTGCTGCCTTCATTCTCACGTTGCTCTTCTTCGGCGACAACAACTATGTCAAGATCTACCGCTACAAGCAGCAGATCAATCAACTCAAGACCGAGATCAAGGCCAACGAGGACTCGGCGGCCATCTACGATGCCAAGATACAGGAGCTGCACACCAACCGTGCCAAGCTCGAGCGCATCTCGCGCGAGAAATACGGCATGAAGCGCGAGAGCGAAGACGTGTATATCACCGATATTCCGTAG
- a CDS encoding IS30 family transposase — MYKQLTSEQRYTISVLLQTKFSLSFIAETIGVSVSTVSRERRRNSNAKGVYDARTAVLKVKRRKARTPGNRRIAPYVRSRVFELIRKEQWSPEEVAGWLGKKEGITVSKSTIYNWIAALSPHYGDNIRKHLRHGGRPRQKSLLTTKAHIPNRLSIDERPETDYGQTIGDWEMDTIVGKEGKGAIVTLVERRSCFMLMEKLDTGKQAVPLAYAVVRLIRESGLPVRSITTDNGPEFAAHEIIARELNTKVYFAHPYCSWEKGAIENMNGLIRQYIPKKTDFRGISRLYVKSIIEKLNNRPRKKNGFRKPKDMIKEK; from the coding sequence ATGTATAAACAATTAACCTCGGAGCAAAGATACACAATAAGTGTGCTACTCCAAACGAAATTCTCACTTAGTTTCATAGCCGAGACTATTGGTGTGTCAGTAAGCACGGTTTCTCGTGAGCGAAGGCGTAATTCTAATGCTAAAGGCGTTTATGACGCACGTACGGCCGTATTGAAAGTCAAACGACGCAAGGCCAGGACACCTGGCAATCGCCGTATCGCTCCCTATGTACGCAGCCGTGTTTTTGAACTTATCCGTAAGGAGCAGTGGTCGCCGGAGGAAGTCGCCGGATGGCTTGGCAAGAAAGAGGGCATCACGGTGTCCAAGTCAACCATATACAACTGGATAGCGGCCCTTTCCCCACATTACGGGGACAACATCCGAAAGCACCTCAGGCATGGAGGCAGACCAAGGCAAAAGTCCTTGCTTACCACCAAGGCGCATATTCCCAACCGCCTCTCCATTGACGAAAGACCGGAAACGGACTATGGACAGACCATAGGAGACTGGGAGATGGACACCATCGTAGGAAAGGAAGGCAAAGGTGCCATCGTTACTCTGGTTGAGAGGAGGAGCTGCTTTATGCTCATGGAGAAACTCGATACGGGAAAGCAGGCCGTTCCACTGGCATATGCCGTGGTGAGACTCATACGGGAGAGCGGGTTGCCTGTAAGGTCGATAACGACAGACAACGGGCCGGAGTTTGCCGCACACGAAATCATTGCGAGGGAACTTAACACGAAAGTTTACTTCGCACATCCGTACTGCTCGTGGGAGAAGGGAGCTATCGAGAACATGAACGGGCTCATCAGGCAATATATTCCGAAGAAGACGGACTTTAGGGGAATTTCAAGGCTATATGTCAAGAGCATCATCGAAAAATTAAACAACAGGCCAAGAAAGAAAAACGGATTTCGAAAGCCCAAAGACATGATTAAAGAAAAATAG
- the trmD gene encoding tRNA (guanosine(37)-N1)-methyltransferase TrmD, with the protein MRIDILSVMPEALDSPLHCSILQRAQDKGLVEIHVHNLRDWSLRKHRKVDDYPFGGEAGMVMQIEPVYRCIEALKQERDYDEVIFTSPDGEQLSQPMANTLSLAQNLIILCGHYKGVDYRIREHLVTREISIGDYVLTGGELPAAVIADSIVRLLPGAIGDEQSALSDSFQDGLLEAPVYTRPAEFNGWTVPEVLLSGNEAKIVDWKMQQALERTRRLRPGLLKC; encoded by the coding sequence ATGAGAATAGATATACTGAGCGTGATGCCCGAGGCGCTCGACTCGCCGCTGCACTGCAGCATCCTGCAGCGGGCACAAGACAAGGGCCTGGTCGAGATACACGTGCACAACCTGCGCGACTGGTCGCTGCGCAAGCACCGCAAGGTCGACGACTACCCCTTCGGCGGCGAGGCCGGCATGGTGATGCAAATCGAGCCCGTGTACCGTTGCATCGAGGCGCTCAAGCAAGAGCGCGACTACGACGAGGTCATCTTCACCTCGCCCGACGGCGAGCAGCTGAGCCAGCCCATGGCCAACACGCTCTCACTGGCCCAGAACCTCATCATCCTGTGCGGCCACTACAAGGGCGTGGACTACCGCATACGCGAGCATCTGGTGACACGGGAAATCTCGATAGGCGACTATGTGCTCACTGGCGGCGAGCTGCCCGCAGCTGTGATAGCCGACAGCATCGTGCGCCTGCTGCCCGGCGCTATAGGCGACGAGCAGAGCGCGCTGAGCGACTCCTTCCAAGACGGCCTGCTCGAGGCACCCGTCTACACACGGCCGGCCGAGTTCAACGGCTGGACGGTGCCCGAGGTGCTGCTGAGCGGCAACGAGGCCAAGATCGTCGACTGGAAGATGCAGCAGGCCCTGGAGCGCACCCGGCGTCTCAGGCCAGGCCTGCTGAAGTGCTAA
- a CDS encoding MBOAT family O-acyltransferase, with protein sequence MLQNIARQLTYDPHNPLIFSSGLFMVLFVVFTLVYYLLRNKLTPRIIFVTLFSYYFYYKTSGLCMLLLSGITTTDYLLARALGKSSSQGRRRVLLTLSLAVDLGLLCYFKYANFFGASLAAIVGHNFQPWDIFLPVGISFFTFQSMSYTIDVYRGQLKPLDRWLDYAFYVSFFPQLVAGPIVRARDFAPQIHRPLVITRRMIAAGIYFIIIGLVKKSVISDYISLNFVDRIFDNPLRYTGLENLCGLLGYSMQIYCDFSGYSDMAIGIALLLGYHFPTNFDAPYKSESVTDFWRRWHISLSTWIRDYVYISLGGNRKGKLRTHVNLIVTMLLAGLWHGAGWNFVLWGGLHGVALSGHKWLRENVFRHDRHYHSHGWRRAGAIALTFTLVTLLWIPFRNHSLEAGQHMLHQIVYNFHPEVAAGMIAGYKWVFLLIVLGFAGHCFPLKWQNRLIARLSMCNVVAVAVLLAAVIYLVCQVKSSDIQPFIYFQF encoded by the coding sequence ATATTGCAAAACATAGCCCGCCAGCTCACCTACGACCCGCACAACCCGCTCATCTTCAGCAGCGGCTTGTTTATGGTCCTATTTGTGGTCTTCACGCTGGTCTACTACCTGTTGCGCAACAAGCTCACGCCGCGCATCATATTTGTCACCCTGTTTTCCTACTACTTCTACTACAAGACCAGCGGCCTGTGCATGCTCCTGCTGAGCGGCATCACCACCACCGACTATCTCCTGGCCCGTGCCTTGGGCAAGAGCAGCAGCCAAGGGCGGCGGCGGGTGCTGCTCACGTTGAGCCTGGCCGTCGATCTGGGCCTGCTGTGCTACTTCAAGTATGCCAACTTCTTCGGGGCGAGCCTGGCTGCCATTGTGGGACACAACTTCCAGCCGTGGGACATTTTCCTGCCTGTGGGCATCAGCTTCTTCACCTTCCAGAGCATGAGCTACACCATCGACGTGTACCGCGGCCAGCTCAAGCCCCTCGACCGCTGGCTCGACTATGCCTTCTATGTGTCGTTTTTCCCGCAGCTGGTAGCCGGTCCCATCGTGCGCGCCCGCGACTTTGCCCCGCAAATTCACCGTCCCCTTGTCATCACCCGCCGCATGATAGCCGCGGGCATCTACTTCATCATCATCGGGCTGGTGAAGAAGTCGGTCATCAGCGACTATATCAGCCTCAACTTTGTAGACCGCATCTTCGACAACCCGCTGCGCTACACCGGTCTCGAGAACTTGTGCGGCCTGCTGGGCTACAGCATGCAGATATACTGCGACTTCTCGGGCTACAGCGACATGGCCATAGGCATCGCCCTGCTGCTGGGCTACCACTTCCCCACCAACTTCGACGCCCCCTACAAGAGCGAGAGCGTCACCGACTTCTGGCGGCGCTGGCACATCTCGCTCTCCACGTGGATACGCGACTATGTGTACATCTCGCTGGGCGGCAACCGCAAGGGCAAGCTGCGCACCCACGTCAACCTGATTGTGACCATGCTGCTGGCCGGGTTGTGGCACGGCGCAGGGTGGAACTTTGTGCTGTGGGGCGGGCTGCACGGCGTGGCCCTGTCTGGGCACAAGTGGTTGAGAGAAAACGTGTTTCGCCACGACCGCCACTACCACAGCCACGGCTGGAGGCGGGCAGGCGCCATCGCCCTCACCTTCACACTGGTGACCCTGCTGTGGATACCCTTCCGCAACCACAGCCTCGAGGCCGGGCAGCACATGCTGCACCAGATTGTATACAACTTTCACCCCGAGGTGGCGGCCGGCATGATTGCCGGCTACAAGTGGGTGTTTCTGCTCATCGTGCTGGGGTTTGCAGGGCACTGCTTCCCCCTCAAGTGGCAAAACCGGCTCATTGCGCGCCTGAGCATGTGCAACGTGGTCGCCGTGGCCGTGCTGCTGGCCGCGGTCATCTATCTCGTGTGCCAGGTCAAGAGCAGCGATATCCAGCCCTTCATCTACTTCCAGTTCTGA
- a CDS encoding GDSL-type esterase/lipase family protein: MTNNQNNCDPHMNSSAKVYIIVALTFILLLLAYYLPPIAIGGYSLRQVDVLSDIAPAAPSKPAATTPAPPRAEPQRKPWKEEWPAGVVPITDYGEDSTQGMNHFYSLLLDKKLDRPVRIAYYSDSFVEGDIMLADLRHLLQAEFGGQGVGWVDMMPGFNDQRLTVQEKTSGWTRHAVVDKKDFKSSLMGPSQAYYTLAAGTASTSVYNVGAKQYASQWERTTVYLKAPRGAQVSVEGAGSSRLNASPRVQEATFAAGRDGRARVQVSTTVGSVTAFGMALEGRRGVVLDNLGMRGIPGFTVADIPDDNLADFARLRPCDLVVLQFGLNALETCKSDKFCKHYMAYFKRAIAKFRRHYPGVSILIVGVSDAQQRSAGGLRTMPQVAKLTAYQQQLAASEKAAFISMQALMGGEGSMQRYVAKGWAEKDYKHINYRGGAAVARNFYMSIKGGLDNYRRKKTAGY, encoded by the coding sequence TTGACAAACAACCAGAACAATTGTGACCCGCACATGAACTCATCGGCCAAGGTCTATATAATCGTAGCACTCACATTCATCTTGCTGTTGCTGGCCTACTACCTGCCGCCCATAGCGATAGGGGGCTACAGCCTGCGGCAGGTCGACGTGTTGAGCGACATCGCGCCGGCTGCCCCCTCCAAGCCAGCCGCCACGACACCTGCACCACCTCGAGCCGAGCCACAGCGCAAGCCCTGGAAGGAAGAGTGGCCCGCAGGCGTGGTGCCCATCACCGACTACGGCGAGGACTCCACCCAGGGCATGAACCACTTCTACAGCCTGCTGCTCGACAAGAAGCTCGACAGGCCGGTGCGCATTGCCTACTACAGCGACTCGTTTGTCGAAGGCGACATCATGCTGGCCGACCTGCGCCACCTGCTGCAAGCCGAGTTTGGCGGCCAGGGCGTGGGCTGGGTCGACATGATGCCGGGCTTCAACGACCAGCGCCTCACCGTGCAGGAGAAGACCTCGGGGTGGACACGGCATGCTGTAGTCGACAAGAAAGACTTCAAGTCGTCGCTCATGGGTCCGTCGCAGGCCTACTACACCCTGGCCGCCGGCACTGCCAGCACCAGTGTCTACAATGTGGGCGCCAAGCAATACGCCTCGCAGTGGGAGCGCACAACCGTGTACTTGAAAGCCCCCCGTGGCGCGCAAGTGAGTGTGGAGGGGGCCGGCAGCAGCAGGCTCAACGCCAGCCCAAGGGTGCAAGAAGCCACATTTGCAGCTGGCCGCGACGGGCGTGCCCGCGTGCAGGTGAGCACCACGGTCGGCAGCGTCACGGCCTTTGGCATGGCGCTCGAGGGCAGGCGCGGCGTGGTGCTCGACAACCTGGGCATGCGCGGCATTCCAGGCTTCACAGTAGCCGACATCCCCGACGACAACCTGGCCGACTTTGCCCGCCTGCGGCCATGCGACCTCGTGGTGCTGCAATTTGGCCTCAACGCCCTCGAGACCTGCAAGAGCGACAAGTTCTGCAAGCACTACATGGCCTATTTCAAGCGAGCCATTGCCAAGTTTCGCCGCCACTACCCCGGCGTGTCGATACTCATTGTGGGCGTGAGCGACGCGCAGCAGCGCAGCGCCGGCGGCCTGCGCACCATGCCGCAGGTGGCCAAGCTCACAGCCTACCAGCAGCAGCTGGCCGCCAGCGAGAAAGCCGCCTTCATCTCGATGCAAGCCCTCATGGGCGGCGAGGGCAGCATGCAGCGCTATGTGGCCAAGGGCTGGGCCGAGAAAGACTACAAACACATCAATTACCGTGGCGGCGCCGCCGTGGCCCGCAACTTCTACATGTCGATAAAGGGCGGCCTCGACAACTACCGGCGCAAGAAAACGGCCGGCTACTAA
- a CDS encoding M16 family metallopeptidase, producing MEEKTFTATLDNGLRLVHIKNDALVGWCGLAVNAGSRDDAPGLQGLAHYVEHTIFKGTTHRRAWHILNRMETVGGELNAYTTKEGTMLYSTFPSRHLERAVELLADLVTCSTFPADELERERDVVLEEVDSYRDTPIEAIYDDFEDMVFAGNPMGHNILGCDESIARIESDDCLHYIKTQYVPANMAFFSVGPAQPDKVFALAQKHLGAMHHQLDRAPRQQPPVLAREHREVDIDSHQSHTLVGARVPSLYDEGRYALALLNNMLGGPGMNSLLNVQLRERRGLVYTVESSVASFTDCGLVEIYFGCEYKSVKRSLDIIFNTIDALAQDPLAERRLEACKRQYCGQLVVASSNIEFTAMNAGKSLLFWGEAGGIERTIERIKGVTAAQLQQAAQLLTRERCSILTFK from the coding sequence ATGGAGGAAAAAACATTTACCGCTACACTTGACAACGGCCTGCGGCTGGTGCACATCAAGAACGACGCCCTGGTGGGCTGGTGCGGCCTGGCTGTGAATGCCGGCAGCCGCGACGACGCACCGGGGCTGCAGGGACTGGCCCACTATGTAGAGCACACCATCTTCAAGGGCACCACCCACCGCCGTGCGTGGCACATACTGAACCGCATGGAGACCGTGGGCGGCGAGCTCAACGCCTATACCACCAAAGAGGGCACCATGCTCTACAGCACCTTCCCGAGCCGCCACCTGGAAAGGGCCGTCGAGCTGCTGGCCGACCTGGTCACTTGCTCGACCTTTCCGGCCGACGAGCTCGAGCGCGAGCGCGACGTGGTGCTCGAGGAGGTCGACAGCTACCGCGACACGCCCATCGAGGCCATCTACGACGACTTTGAGGACATGGTATTTGCCGGCAACCCAATGGGACACAACATCTTGGGCTGCGACGAGAGCATCGCGCGCATCGAGAGCGACGACTGCCTGCACTACATAAAGACACAATATGTGCCCGCCAACATGGCCTTTTTCTCGGTAGGGCCAGCCCAGCCTGACAAGGTATTTGCCCTGGCACAGAAGCACCTGGGCGCGATGCACCACCAGCTCGACCGGGCCCCGCGCCAGCAGCCGCCCGTGCTGGCGAGAGAGCACCGCGAGGTCGACATCGACTCGCACCAGAGCCACACGCTGGTGGGCGCGCGCGTGCCCAGTCTCTACGACGAGGGGCGCTATGCCCTGGCCTTGCTCAACAACATGCTGGGAGGCCCGGGCATGAACTCGCTGCTCAACGTGCAACTGCGCGAGCGCCGCGGGCTGGTCTACACGGTAGAGTCGTCGGTAGCCAGCTTCACCGATTGCGGGCTGGTCGAGATCTACTTCGGGTGCGAGTACAAGAGCGTGAAGCGCAGCCTCGACATCATCTTCAACACCATCGACGCGCTGGCCCAGGACCCTCTTGCCGAGAGGCGTCTCGAAGCCTGCAAGCGGCAATATTGCGGTCAGCTGGTGGTGGCCTCGAGCAACATCGAGTTCACTGCCATGAACGCCGGCAAGAGTCTGCTCTTCTGGGGCGAGGCGGGCGGCATCGAGCGCACCATCGAGCGCATAAAAGGCGTGACCGCGGCACAGCTGCAACAGGCAGCCCAGCTGCTCACCCGCGAGCGGTGCTCGATACTCACCTTCAAGTAG